The following nucleotide sequence is from Paroedura picta isolate Pp20150507F chromosome 1, Ppicta_v3.0, whole genome shotgun sequence.
TCCGTCTTTATCATTCCGTGCTAATTTCCATTTGGAGCGAATGATAAATGTAGGGGAGCTGTGAAAAATGTAACCGCTCCCCTGTAGTCTGACATATGCACTCCATTCTGCCACCACTGCAACCTTGGGCTTCTTATTCGTATAACTGTCTAAGAAGCGGTGTGTGTAGAGTTCATACAACTAGCCCCGccccctttcttttttgcaaTTTTAGATTTGGTCTGTTGTTACATGGCTTTCACATGTATCCCTATAGCACTCTACAATGATGGCTGTGTGATGGGGTTAGcattgtacaaataaatcaaataatttaaGAAACAAACCTTGCAGCTAACTCGTTTGCTTTTTTAATGTGGTTCACAGGCCTGAAGTCTCCTAAAACTAATTGGATGAGTGGATAAAAAGGCGAGGAGGAAGTCAAATGCTTTCTGCATATAGTCAGAGTTCCTCTAGGCACATGTGGTGGCTGGAAAAATTCATAAATATAAGCGTGAAACACTTTCcttgcagggatgccagcttccaggtgggacaccGCCCCCctcgaattacagctcatttccagaatacagaacaaaatctgagtccaatggcacctttaagaccaacaacattttactcaaggtgtgagcttttcaaACAACAGAGATTGACTCCCCGAAAAAAAAATGGATCTTTTTGGGGTGCTGTGGGTGGGGATGGACTCTATGTTattgcactccactgaggtcccaattcttcccaggctccatccccaaatctccaggagtttggcaacctgaCCCGCCCGCCCATTCCGTTGCTACGAGCCAGCTAAACCCTGGCGTCCCCCCACCATCCCCTTGGAGAATGAGGCTTAGCACAAAGCCGGCGtcggtggcaggcaggcaggtgggcgGGCGCACGCGCAGCGGCTCCACCGGGAGCGAGGGAGGAACAGAGGCGGGCGCGCGCACCAAAGGCCGGGCGGGCGGACTCCATCCCCCCAAATACCCTTCGCGACGGGACCGGAAGCGGCTCTTCCCGGAGGCGGCTTTAAAGCGGAAGCGCCGAGCCGGGGCGGGGCAGCGGTTCCTTTGAGGTCTCGCGTGACGCGCAGACCGAGTCGGAGTCACCGCGGAGGAAGCCGAGAGTGCGAAGAGCATCCCTGGAAGCCTCTCCGCCGCCTCGcgctccatccttccttccttcctccttcggCCCCTCGCCCGCAGCACCATGGTAAGGACCGGCGCCCcctcgcctccccctccctccagggccgcCATCTTGTCTCCGggccgccattttgtgggggGCTTCTGGGGGGTCCCTCCCCTGCCCGTGGGGATGGGCGCTTCTCTCTCCGCCCGAGGGTGGGCTCGTCAGGCCGCTTGCTGTTCACGGGCTGTCGGGAGGGGGCGGTTGAAAGTGTGTGGGGGgcgttctcttccccccccccggctatccCTTCAAAAGCCCAAATTCCGGgactttctttttatttatttgttttgcctttttggggggaagaggcCGAGCTCCGGTTACGAGCCGGCGGGCCTTCTACTCCCCTTGGCGTTTGCACGAGCTTTTGTTCTTGCACTCGTGGGTCTGAGGCGGGAGTGGGGACATTCTGGCTTGCATTGTTGTCCCCTTGTCTCCCTGCTGCCCCCATCCCCGCCCTGCGGTCTAGCAAGCATCCTTGGCGAGGAACGCGAAACTGCAGAGGGTAGGCCGGGGCTGCTGTCATTAAGGCTGAGGCTCGCACCCGGCGGGGGTGGGGTGAACCTGCGAAGCCTTCCTGCCCCACAATATGCTAATCGGAGCCCTGGTTGTAGTCTTCCTCCACAGCTTTCTTTGTGCAGTGGTTTCCACTTTGTGCTGCCTCAGCTACTCCTGAGGCGCTGGCTTGCCAAGACGCCTTTTGGCCGTAGAAGGAGAACCTGCGAGGTCTGCGTTTGTAAtacgcctctccccctcccccccccaaaaaaagcttatTCAAACGTTGAAATCCTAATGTACACCTTTCTCATGTCCTCCAAAGTGCTATTGACTGGGGCGGTCTCCTTTTTAAGTGGTGGAACTTTATAGCAATTCTGCGTTTCTTAACAATAGCTGCAAGATAATCAAACTTCTGTAACTGACAATGGGAACATGTATGCAATTCCCGGTTGCCCTTTCTATTGGCTTGTCAGCCTGCCtcagcttgctccccccccccccccatgcagtacAATTCAATTTCCTTTTCTGGAGCCGCCCGCCTCCCAGCGTGGTTGCTCTCGCCTACTTTCTTCTTGCCCCATAAATGAGATAATGGACCAACTTTCCCTTCTGCCCTTTTCCCAGAGACCTGTTTTCTGGAGCATTTTGTAATGAGTGCTGCTTCTCAGAACTGGCGACGCTGTCGGTGTGTTTGCCATTCCACAGCAGGCAGGAACTGACAGAAGGGGCTGTTTTCCTGTATGTGCTCGTTAAAGGAATGCACCCTCTGTGCCTTTTTTAAAGGATAATTGAAGGCTTTGTTTGGAATTTGTCCAACTTTTTACAAGGGCGCCTCAAAACGTCGACACATTAGAGTCAAGCACTTGCCACAGCATAGAGCAGGATGGAGGCCGCTAGGGAATGCTTGGGTGCCAGCAATCTTTGGTTTTCTCAGGAGATTCGTTAAAACTCTCGCTAGATTTGGTGGCCCCAAATCTTCTTGTCCCTATTCTGTTGCTTGCTGAGCTTGTGAATTTATCCCTATTTTAGAGTTCTTTAGTGGTGCTCTGATCAACTCTGCAGAGCAAGAAAGAAGGGTAGAAGCTAGTTTGACATTTGCAATACAGCTACAGGAGGGCTCCTATCTATTCCAAGCTCAAGAGAATTGCTTAAACCTTCATCCAGTGAGGCTTCTTTATAGGCTTTCGTTTATTGAGCTTTCCTTGGATGCTACACCCCGGTGCTGTTCCTGCAGGGGCTCCAGCATGGCCAATGTTGAACCCCCTTCTTTCTCCTTGGTAGGCATCTGGCGTAGCTGTTTCTGATGGTGTCATCAAAGTCTTCAATGACATGAAAGTGCGCAAGGCTTCCACCCCAGAGGAGGTCAAAAAACGCAAGAAGGCTGTGCTCTTCTGCCTGAGTGAAGACAAAAAGACCATCATcctggaggagggaaaggaaattCTGGTGGGCGATATTGGAGACACCGTTGATGACCCATACCTGCACTTTGTGAAGATGCTACCTGACCGTGACTGTCGCTACGCCCTCTATGATGCCACCTATGAGACCAAGGAGAGCAAAAAGGAAGACCTTGTCTTCATCTTCTGGTGAGTGACTTCTTCCCCTCCTTCTAAGTTGGTACCAACACTTGTTTCTCATTCTGGCCCTTCCTGCTGCTTTCCCAGAGTCATAAGCATGGGTCCTCCTTTCATATTCCAATATAAGTCAATATGGTTGAGATTCTGCTCCAGAGTCTCTCCTAGGTTGGTGAGAAGGTAGCAAGAGGTTTTGTCACCTGTTTCTCAGCAGCTGCCTGTCCAACCTTGCTTCCAGGTCTCTTCACGGTGCTTATTCAGTACCCCATGCACTGCTGAATCTCCCCGTGAGATGTGGGAAAAGGGCTGAACTGAGAGCAATCCCTATTTCAGAAGGAATTGAGGACAGACCCCCTTGTAAGTAGCAGGTTACTGGAGTGGAGGGTCCGGAGGTTATCCATTGTGGTGTGATGGCTAAGAGGTAGACtccaatctggggaactgggttggattccccactcttccacatgaagcctgccaggtgaccttgaaccagtcagtgttctctcagacccacctacttcGCAAgtacctgttgtagggagaggaagggaaggcaattgtactgCACTGCtgaggatagagaaaagcagccatgCAATTCTTCAACAAAATGCTGGGATTTGCTCCTTGTCCTCTCATTCTTATGAGGCTGCTTATATTgggggcagagcctcttgtggcacagagtgataaggcggcagacatgcagtctgaagttcatgaggctggaagttcaatcccagcagccggttcaaggttgactcagccttccatccttctgaggtcggtaaactgagtacccagcttgctggggggtaaacggtaatgactggggaagacactggtaaaccaccccgtattgagtctgccatgaaaacgctggagatcgtcaccccaagggtcagacatgacctggtgcttacacaggggatacctttaccttttttattgtgGGCAAGTTGTTAACTTCCAAATTTCTGCATTTTGAGAATAAAGGATATGGTACGCCACAATCCCAGATATCTCTAGCACCCAGTGAGTGCATGCTGGCATTTATGTCTGTATTAAGGACAAGAAATGTAGAGGAGGCACCTATGTGAAGTCTGAACAAGGTGTTGCTCCCTTTCCCCCAGATAGATTCATGGCTGTTTCTGTAAGATTAGTCAAGCCTGCATCCTGGCCATAGAAACCTTGTGCCGTGTGGTTCTTTTTGCTCAAATACATAATTGTAGTGTTGCAAGAGTGCATTAACTGAGTAATGTTTAACTCTGGGAACCGCGTTGCACACCACTGAGGAATGCGACTCCATGCATACTAATAAGAGTGGGACTCATTTTCTTGTGTTTGTTGGAAACCATGTTCTAAAAGATACATGCAGCTTGCTAAAGGGTACAGATGTTAAAGCAAATAGGTGAAGGTCCTTTGTCTGAGGAACTACCCTTTTGATTGGGGGCTTAACCAGCTGTAACAGAGTCTCCCCTATACTTGGGCTTGTTTGCTGGCCAGAAACCtgttcctttagaccaggggtagccaaacagcggttctccagaagcccatgggcatccggagggccgcagtttaaccaCCCCGCTTTAGTCTGCAGTCTGACCTTCCTTTGTTCCAGAGTTGATCTGGTTCCTGTCGTACTAAGGTTGCTCTTCTCTTCCTACAGGGCGCCAGAGTGTGCCCCCCTCAAGAGCAAGATGATTTATGCCAGTTCTAAGGATGCCGTGAAGAAGAAACTCACCGGTGAGCGAACAGGGGTGTAATCCGGGGATACTGGCTCTGTTTCCACTGTTTAATCCTGTGGTTCAGTCCTGGGTTGCTTCAAAGCCATGAACTGGCTTGTGGTTCAGCCCTGGGGCACTAGGCTTGCGCAGACTGCTTCATTGCTGATTGCATCCTGTCATTTGGAATTAGCCGGCTGTCAACACCTTTGGGAAGCAGTGCCGGGGAGCATTGTGACACTGTGACTCCTAATTTGGGGTGATTATAGCACTGGATTTTGAAGAGTGCTTTAATACCGTATTTACCCCTCAACAAACAGTGGTTTCTATAAGCTGTCAGTTGTGAGCCAGCCTCGCATCTAGTCCGGAAGGGCTTTAAATACAATCTTGTGCCACTGCTCCACACTGATGGTCTGGTCTGTGTCGCTCTTGCCTTTCAGAAGGTCCCTTGAAAATATTTTAGTCTCCGGGATTTATGCAGTAGCCAGGGGGGCTGCAGGTGCTCTGAGCCGAATGGCAGGTTGGGCCCAGATAAGCCTGACATTTCTTTTGCtgagcagcagtggtggtgggaaTGGTTCCCCATCCGTTGTAATTTAGCCAGCCCTTCCTCTGAAGAGTTGTGGGCTATATGcttagttctctccccccccccttaatcctctgtgaggtgggttagtcTTACTGCCCCAGGTCATGGTTATTCTTACATGAGGTGTCCTGACCAGTAACTTCAAGCTTGCAGCTGGCTGTCCTACTAACCAGCATCCTGCTTTGGCTGTGGCAGTCTGATCAATAAGCCACAGCTGCCTTGCGAGAGATGGCAGTAAGGCTGCGGGGTAACTGAGAATAAGCCGAATACAAGGGTGAAGGATGGATAACTTCCTGCTGCTCGGGTGTCTCTCTTCCAGCCCCTCCCTTCAGGGGGGGATTGCTGGCTGAGAATGGTTTTTTGTGAACAATCTTTGTTCTGTCTCCAGGCAGCCTGTGTCaggggtggatgggaagggggggggggagtgctacaTTACCAAgacagccctgagaaaactgcctGTTCACTTCCCACCTTTTAAAATTTTCCTCCCTTTGCAGGGGTCAAACACGAGGTGCAAGCAAACTGCTATGAAGAAGTGAAGGACCGCTGTACCCTGGCAGAGAAATTGGGCGGCAGTGCCGTCATCAGCTTGGAGGGCAAGCCCTTGTGagccccaccccactcccctgtTGTGCCAGCGTCTCCGGAGCTTCCATGTTAATGGCCCTGTGCTACCGTTTTTTGGGTTGGTGGGTGGGATGCGGGGTGGGCTCCTCCTTTTTAGTTACGTTCCAGTTCTTCCTTTTCATCTTCACCCATCAGGTGCTCCCCTCCTGTAAAAGCAGCTGCCCCCCAACCTTGCAGCTGCTGTTGAAACTTGCCAAACCATCTTCAACTCTTCTCTCACACCTCCTTCACTCCTCTCCCAGCCCAGCCTTTTAAGATGATATTCCTCTCTGGGCCCCAGTCCTTGGCTGCCTCCTTTGTCCTCCGTGGGACCATCTGCTTTTCTCCATTCCAGCCATAGGACCATTCCAAGCAGGACACGGCTCCTGGCCAAGGCTTTGAGGGAGAGAGGGCATTTGAAGGCCAGGGGGTCTGCGGGCCCTTCCTCATTCCAAAATCAGTCCATCTTGCCTGTTGTGTaaattttttttattggtttCTTTTTGTGTTTGGAAAACCATGTGGAATGGCAGCtgtgttccctcccctcccctctgaccAACACCCTCCCCTCCTTATCTGCCATAGTGGCTTTGTGCTTGTCTGTAGTACTGTGTATAAATGAGACATTGTGGAGAAAAGTTGCACCCATCTCAATGTTGGGGGCGAAAATGCCCCACCCAGTGGAACTTAACAAAATATGGAAGCAGCACCAATAATGACcttcaataaaaaaattaatgctaTTCTAATGTCTGCTGCTCCTTTCTCACCTGAGCTGGGATGAGGGGAGAAGTGGGCCGGAGTACATCAAGCACATGGCTTTTTTTACTTGGTGCTAAATTATTCCAGGGCTTGTGCCAAGGTATGTGAGCGAATTTCTGCCAATTGCCTAAATATGCACATTTTGCTCAAGTGGAAGCTCTGGGAAAGAGGAAAAGCCAATGTTTAACCCAGCATGGTTGGGAAGTTCTGTTAGCCTTAAGATGCTTCTCAGAAACTTAAAGCATCACCATTAAAAATTTCACAATCTGTAGAAAAATCCTGTGATGTTCTTGTATCAAACCAGTGTTACAAAACTGTTGCATTCCTCCTTTTTGGGTCTACAGAGTAAGGAAGCCTCTTTGTAGCCCAGTAGTCCAGGATGGGGTAGGCAAAACTCTCAAACTGAGTAAAATGGAACAGAACACTGATATTACTTACTCTGTCTTTCACTGCTGCTTCCTGGCCAAACCTACAAAGGCACCTGTGATCACTATGCTTGGTCTTTGAGTCTGCAGCGACAAGGGGATGGATGGGCAGGGTAACTGTAAGAGGGCAGTTGCCTCCTTGTGCCTGTGCTGTCTCACCTGAAAAGGTTGGGATGTTGCATCAATGTAGGTGGGCGGATGGGAGGAGGGGAACGTCTGAACCAAATGTACCACTCAAACTGGCAGTGATTTCTTTTTCCTGGTTtccacaaggaagtctgcatGAAGTCCGTTCAGTGGAAATGGCCTGTGTGACCACAAAAAGCCCATGCACAACTTGTTAGCTTAGAACTAGCAGCTTGTTGCCTCTAATAACAAGACTGTTGTGATGCCAGAAGTCTACTGGAATGTGTTTCCAAGGCCCCTCTTTAGAATTAGACAAGATGCCACAATTTCCTCTGAGTGAACCATCTGAAGATTTTTTCAAGGGTAAACCTTCATTGAGCGTACGGCAGCAGTCAAGTCTTCAAACTTGATTCTCCTGGCTCCTTGCCTGCCCAGGTCTATTCCCTTATCTCCTACCTTGCCCTGTTGTTGTATCCTCCcctatgcatgtgcacacacaccctgcttttctGGCTCAAGTCTTGCTTTCCAGATTTCTCTTTGGCGTGGCTGGGCTGCTTATCTGGGCTCTGCCAAGAAGATAGACCAAAGTCCTGGGTGTGGTACATGCAGCCTTGATTTGGGTGCCTCTGGCACCTTTGGAACTGAATCTTGTCGGTGTGACCCATCCTCTTGTCTCGGCTGTGACAGTGTTCAGAAGCTCAGATGATTTGTTTGCAAATATGGCTGACCCTGGCTCTTCTGTATGGCTAGAGGGATGCTATATATCTGGATTGCACAAAGGCCTGAAAAGACACGagggcagccctgctggatcaacccAGGTAAACGGTTCCTCTGGTCATCCAACAACAGGTTATAGAGGCCTTCctatgatgttgccttctggctctggggttcagaggtttagtgcctctgattgTGGAGGCTTCCCTTGGCCACCACAGCTATTATTAGATTCATAGAGGAAAGTCTAATCTTCATAGCCCTTTATTTGTGTGGCCATCACTTCATTCCCTaacagcgaattccacattttaatcgctctctgtaaagtagcatttcctttttttctgccctgaacctcctgcccatcaccTTCACTTGGATGTCTTTGAGTTttggtattttgggagagggagaaaattttGTCaactctctaccccatgcatcattttatgaACCTCTACCACATTCCCCGGTAGTCATTTCATTTCTGAACTGCAAAATGCCAGACTTTGCAGCCTTTCTTGCTaaggaaggtgctccaactcTTGGATGCCCTCctgcactttttccagctctgccatgTCCTTTTGGCCATACGGTGACCAGAACAGGGTCATCACAATAAGAACAGCCATTCACCCAGCAGCTCACCAGATCCCCCAAGAATATCTACAGGTGGGTATGGCAGTCGAAGCTTTTCCATTATCCCTCCCCAGCACTAATATTCAGGGCACTGCTAATCCTGAAGATGGGGGTTCTGGTTAGTCACTTCAGCTAAGAGCTAAGGAGCAACTCTCAAACCTGGTCAGAATTCATGCTGCTATTTGTGGGGGAGACTTTAATCCATTTGACCTGGGAAATATTGAGTGCCTGCTTCATTCCTCTTAAGTAGTGGGAAAAGGCTTTTGCATTGGGTAGCCTTTTAAATCTGCCATTTAATAACAGAGGCAAGGGTCCCATCCACCCCTACGCCTGTAATTGCATTTAAatcttgaattgggggggggggggtcttgatggATTTGCATTCGTAGAGTTAATAAAAGCCACTGGCTTTTTAACTATTAAAGAATACTCCGTttggaatgttcaggctggagaaaaggaggttgagaggggacaggattgctgcctttgaaagattgtcactttgaaagattgtcacttagagcaggggtagtcaacctgtggttctccagatgtccatgggctacaattcccatgagcctctgcctgcatttgctggcagtggctcatgggaattgttgtccatggacatctggaggaccacaggttgactacccctgacttagaggagggcaggttgctgttcctgttggcagcagaagatagaacttTGCAGTatttggtttaaactacatgtagaatggtactggcaaaatatcaggaggggaaattcagagtagttcagcagtggaatcgtctgcctaaggaggtggtgagctcccctcccaCTGGTGGTccctaagcagcagctggacagatccttatcctggatgttttagtctgatcctgcattgagcaaggggtctgactagatggtctgtatggccggaaggggccatacagaccatctagtcagACCCCTTGCTCAACTCTATGGTCATACCTGGGCTCCAGATCTTGCTGTGGCCGTGAAGTTCATAGACTGAACCTGGGCTGACTACTCAACCTAATTTAGGTGCCCACTGTTCAGGATGGCTGTAAAGATGAAATGGCAGGAAAGCTGGCTGGGATGTCACAGATAAGATAGTTCAAAGTACTGCATGGCTGTTCTTAGTGACCCTTACAATGTGCCTGTAAAACGATATCCCCGGATTGAGAGGATTAGGATTTGTTGGAGAGGAGCCAGATTGGTAGAGATTTCTTGGATTGCAGCTCCTCACTGCTAGCTGTGCTGCACACTGGCACTCTTAATCGCTATGCATGTTTTAGTTTTGCTTTTAAAGGCTATATTCCGGCATTCCAGTGTGTACATTTTTTGTAAATAGCACGGATGTTCCAATTATGGTCTCAAATTCTTAACCATTATTATTTGACGGCCTGTGATATATAATCTGCAAGCATGGTAttcttgaaagccagtttggggtagtggttaagaactgcggtctctaatctggaaaaaccaggattccacattcctccacaagtagccagctggctgacttggggccaatcacagttctctctgagctctctcagcctcacctacctcacagggagaggaagggaaggtgattgaaagctgctttgagactctttcaggtagtagaAAGTGGAGAatcacaaaaacagctcttcctcctcctcttcttcctataCACCAAAGTGTTAGTGCTTGTATATACTTAGAGGTTCTCTTGTTCGGTATTCTGAGTTTCTATTTTCAAGTCACACCATTCCTCCAAGCAGTTCAGGGAGGTGTACAGAGCTGACTTTCACACTATTGGTGTACAACAATCTTAGAAGGCaagttaggctgagggagagtAGTTAGTCTCAGGGTCACCAATGACCTTCATGGCTGAATGGGAACTTGAACCCTGATCTCTCCAGTCCTAATCTGACAGTTAACATGTTATCCTCTCCAAATTAATATAGGTCCTAAATGACCTTCAAGGCTGGTCTCTCTGTTGTTATCAGTACCTTAGGGCTGGTTTCCCAGAGGGCATTTGAAAAGACAAATCCCCCCCTTATGTTATACTCTCAATAAAGCATGTGATGGAGAGTGATAGTCCTTTCTCGTTTCCACCCATAGTGACGCAAATTGCCTTTTGTTCTGTACTACTAGGGCAACAGGTAATGACCAATGTCTAAAATGAGTCATGCAAGAGCTTGGGCCTCCCTAGGAAAATGTCAAGGTTTTGTTTGGAGTTGTTGGGGGGTTTACCTATAACATGGGCAGAGTGCCTTGGCATCTGATGGAATgagggaaggcaacagcaaaattGTTCGTTGTGATCCAGGGTCACCAAAAGGagcaagcttaaaaaaaaaaacacccaaaatatatgtgtgtgtgaatatatatatatagaagaaaagtgtgtatccaacctttgcttgaagactgccagtgagggggagctcaccacctccttaggcagcctattccactgctgaactactctgactgtgaaattttttttcctgatatctagcctatatcgttgtacttgaagtttaaacccattactgtgtgtcctctcctctgcagccaacagaaacagcatcctgccttcctccaagtgacaacctttcaaatacttaaagagggctatcatgtcccctccttttctccaggctgaatattcacaataataacagtaacaataaataTTGAGTGTTTACTATGTTCCTCAGTCCCCAGTTATATCATTATCCCAAATACCTATGCAATTATAAACTAATTGCTATAATTAACTAATCATTGTCATATAAATATCATACAGTTACCTTCATCAGTACACATGTTTGCCTCCGAAAATCACACAAAAAGGTTTTCAACATTCAGAAAATTAGCTTTTCCATCTTTTGCCCTAACTAATTGGGTCAGCTTTGTTAACCTTAGTCTCCCCCTTATCTTATTTATCCAGGATCACACATTTTGCACTCTTCAACTAGCATTCTTGTAGCAGTAAAAACGAAGTCCAGTGCCATGCATTAATGAGCATTAGGAATATGTTTTAACTTAAACATCAACAAAAATACATCCTGGGTCTTTTGGGATTCATGTCCTATTATTTGAGTAATATGGCCAAGTTTatttttaacaaattatttaattgGCATTGGGAAATATCCTTGCGGGAAATACGAATACATTTAACATCTTATTTCCTTGACCTGCCTTCCTGTTTCTTAcatagggaggtgaggctgggagagccctgatatcactgcttggtcagaacagctttatcagtgctgtggtgagcccaaggtcacccagctggttgcatgtggaggagtgcagaattgatcctggctcatcagattagaaatctgcactcctaactactacaccaagcaagcTCTTAgttgctgtttgtgtgtgtgtgtctgtgtgtgtctgtgtgctcaCGCGTGCAGGTGCCTGCATGCACAGTGAGTTCTTTCTTTCCAAAAGGTCCAagttccagtgtttctcattttgGAAATAAAGCAGGGAGTTGGGGCTGGATTTAAACCAGAAGGGACTAGGCAGGCTATAGAAGTGACGGTGATATTGTTCTCGGTGaactccaccccttcccctttACAATTATAGATACAAGTCGTTATGGTAACAGAAATTAGGTAGAGGAGTGGTGGTGTGTGAAGTCacaattgccaaaaattgtactTTGCTGCCCTCCACTGACCATTTGTAATCATTACGCTTTCAACCccaattca
It contains:
- the CFL1 gene encoding cofilin-1 — translated: MASGVAVSDGVIKVFNDMKVRKASTPEEVKKRKKAVLFCLSEDKKTIILEEGKEILVGDIGDTVDDPYLHFVKMLPDRDCRYALYDATYETKESKKEDLVFIFWAPECAPLKSKMIYASSKDAVKKKLTGVKHEVQANCYEEVKDRCTLAEKLGGSAVISLEGKPL